In Apis cerana isolate GH-2021 linkage group LG5, AcerK_1.0, whole genome shotgun sequence, a single genomic region encodes these proteins:
- the LOC107997788 gene encoding solute carrier family 66 member 2: MMYNVYEQLTIKDLGNWVASGAMIFGGIIPYVPQYKEIKKRDSAEGFSLYVCLTLLIANTLRIFFWFGKHYEIPLLLQSIFMIVAMFIMIKLCISVQSRNQVIKVRERVFSDFDANFFWKWTDFQSYLDFMLLFAALIGILTYLLIDIPIFVETIGLFAVLTEAMLGIPQFLRNFFNKSTNGMSIFMVVMWTLGDAFKTCYFVIREAPIQFELCSTLQVIIDIAILTQVYIYQSSTAIHTRVPVRID; the protein is encoded by the exons atgatgtaTAATGTTTATGAGCAATTAACTATTAAGGACTTAGGAAATTGGGTTGCTTCTGGAGCAATGATATTTGGTGGTATTATTCCATATGTACCACaatacaaagaaattaaaaaaagagatagtGCAGAAGGATTTTCTCTTTATGTATGCCTTACACTTTTAATTGCTAATACATTACGTATTTTCTTTTG gtTTGGGAAACATTATGAAATACCTCTTTTATTACaaagtatatttatgattGTTGCTAtgtttataatgattaaactaTGTATAAGTGTACAAAGTAGAAATCAAGTAATAAAAGTTAGAGAACGTGTATTTTCAG attttgatgcaaattttttttggaaatggacagattttcaatcttatttagattttatgcTATTGTTTGCGGCATTAATAggaatattaacatatttgttAATAGATATACCAATATTTGTTGAAACTATTGGATTATTTGCAGTATTAACAGAAGCTATGCTTGGAATACCACAATTTctacgtaatttttttaataaatctactAATGGAATGAG taTTTTTATGGTTGTTATGTGGACATTAGGTGATGCATTTAAAACatgttattttgttataagaGAAGCTCCAATTCAATTTGAACTTTGTAGCACTCTTCaagttataattgatattgcaattttaacacaggtatatatttatcaaagcaGTACAGCAATACATACAAGAGTCCCAGTTCGAATAGATTGA
- the LOC108002610 gene encoding mitochondrial uncoupling protein Bmcp isoform X1, with protein sequence MGESQWNDWKPFIYGGLASIFAELGTFPLDTTKTRLQIQGQKLDQRYAHLKYSGMTDALFQISKQEGFKALYSGISSAILRQATYGTIKFGTYYSLKKAAMDKWETDDLVIINIICAALAGAISSAIANPTDVVKVRMQVTGIKSNLSLFGCFQDVYQHEGVCGLWKGVGPTAQRAAIIAAVELPIYDYSKKKFMILLGDSVSNHFVSSFIASMGSAIASTPIDVVRTRLMNQRRIRTTGGTLPPHIYNGSIDCFVQTFKNEGFLALYKGFVPTWFRMGPWNIIFFITYEQLKKLDE encoded by the exons ATGGGAGAGAGTCAGTGGAATGATTGGAAACCTTTTATTTACGGAGGTTTAGCTTCAATTTTTGCAGAGTTag GTACTTTTCCTTTGGACACAACAAAAACACGTCTTCAAATTCAAGGACAAAAATTAGATCAAAGATAtgcacatttaaaatattctggtATGACTGATGCTTTATTTCAGATATCAAAACAAGAAGGTTTCAAAGCTCTATATTCTgg aatcagTTCAGCTATTTTAAGACAAGCTACTTATGGAACTATAAAATTTGGTACCtactattctttaaaaaaagcagCAATGGATAAATGGGAAACAGATGAtttagttattataaatattatttgtgctGCTTTAGCTGGTGCTATTTCAAGTGCTATAGCTAATCCTACTGATGTAGTAAAAGTACGTATGCAAGTAACTGGAATCAAgtcaaatttatcattatttggtTGCTTTCAAGATGTATATCAACATGAAGGTGTTTGTGGTTTATGGAAA ggTGTAGGACCTACTGCCCAAAGAGCAGCAATTATTGCAGCTGTAGAACTACCTATATAtgattatagtaaaaaaaaatttatgattttattaggAGACAGTGTTAGTAATCACTTTGT atcCAGTTTTATAGCTAGTATGGGAAGTGCAATTGCTTCTACTCCTATAGATGTTGTTCGT aCACGTTTAATGAATCAGAGAAGGATACGTACTACAGGTGGTACATTACCACCACATATTTATAATGGTAGCATAGATTGCTTTGTACAG acttttaaaaatgaagGATTTTTAGCTTTATACAAGGGTTTTGTACCTACTTGGTTTAGAATGGGACcatggaatataatattttttataacatatgaacaattgaaaaaactaGATGAATAA
- the LOC107997787 gene encoding protein PFC0760c isoform X4 — protein MTRCNKSEVNLKSTDARNKTYMRKKKQACKQIGWKPKCAKTDITNNIIDKLAYDTSYHPACQAQKYFTTCYDCNAICSKPKLRNHLAYINSPIYKINTSEPFISNSNIRKQCTESNTNYRKIFNPINTKDALKFHDDRYEENSILCESCGFLSQNINDDLSSEISTRSDENPDQFYDNLIDNPKINEKDEEETYAKLMYEITHEIIVNGLYTDDELNKIFKKYIEKNKKILDMNRMLYEIYQLKLALNISDNSEEEDINNVAYAQQLLNISKVRPPTPPKVLNEDRVTEKLMWYQKLDKVKNNSIGKKSVLLVDANPELRVTERDVLTSLIEADIDPEQARKIYKKLSFKSKDNLLIDTKTIQDLNEHEIEKSNQFNSNLIESYKFGTKIEKDENQFKNENSNNKYRIEENEQFNTNFTEYEIKTKIEKDENQFKNENSNNECRIEENNFNSNLTGHEIETKIKKDENQFKDKNLKKKYRVKEDEQLNFNLKESHDVQINEQEKASMTDDLIILKNKKVQI, from the exons atgacAAGATGTAATAAGAGTGAAGTTAATCTTAAAAGCActg ATGCCAGAAACAAAACCTATATGCGTAAAAAAAAGCAAGCATGTAAACAAATTGGCTGGAAACCAAAATGTGCAAAAAcagatattacaaataatataattgataagttGGCATATGATACTTCATATCATCCAgcg TGTCAAgcacagaaatattttactactTGTTATGATTGTAATGCAATCTGTTCAAAACCAAAATTACGTAATCATCTAGCTTATATTAATTctccaatatataaaataaatacttcagagccatttatatcaaatagcaatataagaaaacaatGCACAGAATCAAATACTAATtataggaaaatatttaatcctaTAAATACGAAAGatgcattaaaatttcatgatgATAG atatgaagaaaattcaatattatgtgAATCTTGTGGTTTTTTATCACAAAACATCAATGATGATCTTTCATCAGAAATTAGCACAAGAAGTGATGAAAATCCTgatcaattttatgataatttaatagataatccaaaaatcaatgaaaaagatgaagaagaaacaTACGCTAAACTTATGTATGAAATTACACacgaaataatagtaaatggTCTATATACTGATgatgaattaaataagatattcaagaaatacatcgaaaaaaacaaaaaaattttagatatg aatcgaATGTTGTacgaaatttatcaattgaaaCTTGCTTTGAATATATCGGATAattcagaagaagaagatataaataatgttgcaTATGCTcagcaattattaaatattagcaaaGTTCGACCACCAACACCACCGAAAGTTTTAAATGAAGATAGAGTAactgaaaaattaatgtggtatcaaaaattggataaagtcaaaaataattcaataggCAAAAAATCAGTTTTATTAGTTGATGCTAATCCTGAATTACGTGTAACTGAAAGAGATGTCTTAACATCATTAATAGAAGCTGATATCGATCCTGAACAAgctcgaaaaatttataaaaaactttccTTCAAAagcaaagataatttattg ATTGATACGAAAACCATACAAGATTTGAATGaacatgaaatagaaaaaagcaatcaatttaattccaatttaatAGAATCATATAAG ttcggaacgaaaatcgaaaaagatgaaaatcaattcaaaaatgaaaattcaaataataaatatagaatagaagAAAACGAACAATTTAATACCAACTTCACAGAATATgag atcaaaacgaaaattgaaaaagatgaaaatcaattcaaaaatgaaaattcaaacaatgaatgtagaatagaagaaaataattttaattctaatttaacagGGCATGAG attgaaacgaaaattaaaaaagatgaaaatcaatttaaagataaaaatttaaagaaaaaatatagagtGAAAGAAGACGAACaacttaatttcaatttaaaagaatcaCACGATGTACAAATAAATGAACAAGAAAAAGCTTCTATGACTGAtgatcttataatattaaagaataaaaaagtacaaatataa
- the LOC107997787 gene encoding protein PFC0760c isoform X1 encodes MTRCNKSEVNLKSTVYNQNGQSYFEQLTAYNSMSAHLRRILLAKCVVDARNKTYMRKKKQACKQIGWKPKCAKTDITNNIIDKLAYDTSYHPADFLRMNNGSKYFCQCQAQKYFTTCYDCNAICSKPKLRNHLAYINSPIYKINTSEPFISNSNIRKQCTESNTNYRKIFNPINTKDALKFHDDRYEENSILCESCGFLSQNINDDLSSEISTRSDENPDQFYDNLIDNPKINEKDEEETYAKLMYEITHEIIVNGLYTDDELNKIFKKYIEKNKKILDMNRMLYEIYQLKLALNISDNSEEEDINNVAYAQQLLNISKVRPPTPPKVLNEDRVTEKLMWYQKLDKVKNNSIGKKSVLLVDANPELRVTERDVLTSLIEADIDPEQARKIYKKLSFKSKDNLLIDTKTIQDLNEHEIEKSNQFNSNLIESYKFGTKIEKDENQFKNENSNNKYRIEENEQFNTNFTEYEIKTKIEKDENQFKNENSNNECRIEENNFNSNLTGHEIETKIKKDENQFKDKNLKKKYRVKEDEQLNFNLKESHDVQINEQEKASMTDDLIILKNKKVQI; translated from the exons atgacAAGATGTAATAAGAGTGAAGTTAATCTTAAAAGCActg tGTACAATCAAAATGGACAAAGTTATTTTGAGCAATTAACAGCGTACAATTCTATGAGCGCGCATTTGCGACGCATTTTACTAGCAAAATGTGTTGTAGATGCCAGAAACAAAACCTATATGCGTAAAAAAAAGCAAGCATGTAAACAAATTGGCTGGAAACCAAAATGTGCAAAAAcagatattacaaataatataattgataagttGGCATATGATACTTCATATCATCCAgcg gattttttaagaatgaataatggttcaaaatatttttgccaGTGTCAAgcacagaaatattttactactTGTTATGATTGTAATGCAATCTGTTCAAAACCAAAATTACGTAATCATCTAGCTTATATTAATTctccaatatataaaataaatacttcagagccatttatatcaaatagcaatataagaaaacaatGCACAGAATCAAATACTAATtataggaaaatatttaatcctaTAAATACGAAAGatgcattaaaatttcatgatgATAG atatgaagaaaattcaatattatgtgAATCTTGTGGTTTTTTATCACAAAACATCAATGATGATCTTTCATCAGAAATTAGCACAAGAAGTGATGAAAATCCTgatcaattttatgataatttaatagataatccaaaaatcaatgaaaaagatgaagaagaaacaTACGCTAAACTTATGTATGAAATTACACacgaaataatagtaaatggTCTATATACTGATgatgaattaaataagatattcaagaaatacatcgaaaaaaacaaaaaaattttagatatg aatcgaATGTTGTacgaaatttatcaattgaaaCTTGCTTTGAATATATCGGATAattcagaagaagaagatataaataatgttgcaTATGCTcagcaattattaaatattagcaaaGTTCGACCACCAACACCACCGAAAGTTTTAAATGAAGATAGAGTAactgaaaaattaatgtggtatcaaaaattggataaagtcaaaaataattcaataggCAAAAAATCAGTTTTATTAGTTGATGCTAATCCTGAATTACGTGTAACTGAAAGAGATGTCTTAACATCATTAATAGAAGCTGATATCGATCCTGAACAAgctcgaaaaatttataaaaaactttccTTCAAAagcaaagataatttattg ATTGATACGAAAACCATACAAGATTTGAATGaacatgaaatagaaaaaagcaatcaatttaattccaatttaatAGAATCATATAAG ttcggaacgaaaatcgaaaaagatgaaaatcaattcaaaaatgaaaattcaaataataaatatagaatagaagAAAACGAACAATTTAATACCAACTTCACAGAATATgag atcaaaacgaaaattgaaaaagatgaaaatcaattcaaaaatgaaaattcaaacaatgaatgtagaatagaagaaaataattttaattctaatttaacagGGCATGAG attgaaacgaaaattaaaaaagatgaaaatcaatttaaagataaaaatttaaagaaaaaatatagagtGAAAGAAGACGAACaacttaatttcaatttaaaagaatcaCACGATGTACAAATAAATGAACAAGAAAAAGCTTCTATGACTGAtgatcttataatattaaagaataaaaaagtacaaatataa
- the LOC107997787 gene encoding protein PFC0760c isoform X2 — protein MTRCNKSEVNLKSTVYNQNGQSYFEQLTAYNSMSAHLRRILLAKCVVDARNKTYMRKKKQACKQIGWKPKCAKTDITNNIIDKLAYDTSYHPACQAQKYFTTCYDCNAICSKPKLRNHLAYINSPIYKINTSEPFISNSNIRKQCTESNTNYRKIFNPINTKDALKFHDDRYEENSILCESCGFLSQNINDDLSSEISTRSDENPDQFYDNLIDNPKINEKDEEETYAKLMYEITHEIIVNGLYTDDELNKIFKKYIEKNKKILDMNRMLYEIYQLKLALNISDNSEEEDINNVAYAQQLLNISKVRPPTPPKVLNEDRVTEKLMWYQKLDKVKNNSIGKKSVLLVDANPELRVTERDVLTSLIEADIDPEQARKIYKKLSFKSKDNLLIDTKTIQDLNEHEIEKSNQFNSNLIESYKFGTKIEKDENQFKNENSNNKYRIEENEQFNTNFTEYEIKTKIEKDENQFKNENSNNECRIEENNFNSNLTGHEIETKIKKDENQFKDKNLKKKYRVKEDEQLNFNLKESHDVQINEQEKASMTDDLIILKNKKVQI, from the exons atgacAAGATGTAATAAGAGTGAAGTTAATCTTAAAAGCActg tGTACAATCAAAATGGACAAAGTTATTTTGAGCAATTAACAGCGTACAATTCTATGAGCGCGCATTTGCGACGCATTTTACTAGCAAAATGTGTTGTAGATGCCAGAAACAAAACCTATATGCGTAAAAAAAAGCAAGCATGTAAACAAATTGGCTGGAAACCAAAATGTGCAAAAAcagatattacaaataatataattgataagttGGCATATGATACTTCATATCATCCAgcg TGTCAAgcacagaaatattttactactTGTTATGATTGTAATGCAATCTGTTCAAAACCAAAATTACGTAATCATCTAGCTTATATTAATTctccaatatataaaataaatacttcagagccatttatatcaaatagcaatataagaaaacaatGCACAGAATCAAATACTAATtataggaaaatatttaatcctaTAAATACGAAAGatgcattaaaatttcatgatgATAG atatgaagaaaattcaatattatgtgAATCTTGTGGTTTTTTATCACAAAACATCAATGATGATCTTTCATCAGAAATTAGCACAAGAAGTGATGAAAATCCTgatcaattttatgataatttaatagataatccaaaaatcaatgaaaaagatgaagaagaaacaTACGCTAAACTTATGTATGAAATTACACacgaaataatagtaaatggTCTATATACTGATgatgaattaaataagatattcaagaaatacatcgaaaaaaacaaaaaaattttagatatg aatcgaATGTTGTacgaaatttatcaattgaaaCTTGCTTTGAATATATCGGATAattcagaagaagaagatataaataatgttgcaTATGCTcagcaattattaaatattagcaaaGTTCGACCACCAACACCACCGAAAGTTTTAAATGAAGATAGAGTAactgaaaaattaatgtggtatcaaaaattggataaagtcaaaaataattcaataggCAAAAAATCAGTTTTATTAGTTGATGCTAATCCTGAATTACGTGTAACTGAAAGAGATGTCTTAACATCATTAATAGAAGCTGATATCGATCCTGAACAAgctcgaaaaatttataaaaaactttccTTCAAAagcaaagataatttattg ATTGATACGAAAACCATACAAGATTTGAATGaacatgaaatagaaaaaagcaatcaatttaattccaatttaatAGAATCATATAAG ttcggaacgaaaatcgaaaaagatgaaaatcaattcaaaaatgaaaattcaaataataaatatagaatagaagAAAACGAACAATTTAATACCAACTTCACAGAATATgag atcaaaacgaaaattgaaaaagatgaaaatcaattcaaaaatgaaaattcaaacaatgaatgtagaatagaagaaaataattttaattctaatttaacagGGCATGAG attgaaacgaaaattaaaaaagatgaaaatcaatttaaagataaaaatttaaagaaaaaatatagagtGAAAGAAGACGAACaacttaatttcaatttaaaagaatcaCACGATGTACAAATAAATGAACAAGAAAAAGCTTCTATGACTGAtgatcttataatattaaagaataaaaaagtacaaatataa
- the LOC108002610 gene encoding mitochondrial uncoupling protein Bmcp isoform X2: MGESQWNDWKPFIYGGLASIFAELGTFPLDTTKTRLQIQGQKLDQRYAHLKYSGMTDALFQISKQEGFKALYSGISSAILRQATYGTIKFAGAISSAIANPTDVVKVRMQVTGIKSNLSLFGCFQDVYQHEGVCGLWKGVGPTAQRAAIIAAVELPIYDYSKKKFMILLGDSVSNHFVSSFIASMGSAIASTPIDVVRTRLMNQRRIRTTGGTLPPHIYNGSIDCFVQTFKNEGFLALYKGFVPTWFRMGPWNIIFFITYEQLKKLDE, encoded by the exons ATGGGAGAGAGTCAGTGGAATGATTGGAAACCTTTTATTTACGGAGGTTTAGCTTCAATTTTTGCAGAGTTag GTACTTTTCCTTTGGACACAACAAAAACACGTCTTCAAATTCAAGGACAAAAATTAGATCAAAGATAtgcacatttaaaatattctggtATGACTGATGCTTTATTTCAGATATCAAAACAAGAAGGTTTCAAAGCTCTATATTCTgg aatcagTTCAGCTATTTTAAGACAAGCTACTTATGGAACTATAAAATTTG CTGGTGCTATTTCAAGTGCTATAGCTAATCCTACTGATGTAGTAAAAGTACGTATGCAAGTAACTGGAATCAAgtcaaatttatcattatttggtTGCTTTCAAGATGTATATCAACATGAAGGTGTTTGTGGTTTATGGAAA ggTGTAGGACCTACTGCCCAAAGAGCAGCAATTATTGCAGCTGTAGAACTACCTATATAtgattatagtaaaaaaaaatttatgattttattaggAGACAGTGTTAGTAATCACTTTGT atcCAGTTTTATAGCTAGTATGGGAAGTGCAATTGCTTCTACTCCTATAGATGTTGTTCGT aCACGTTTAATGAATCAGAGAAGGATACGTACTACAGGTGGTACATTACCACCACATATTTATAATGGTAGCATAGATTGCTTTGTACAG acttttaaaaatgaagGATTTTTAGCTTTATACAAGGGTTTTGTACCTACTTGGTTTAGAATGGGACcatggaatataatattttttataacatatgaacaattgaaaaaactaGATGAATAA
- the LOC107997787 gene encoding protein PFC0760c isoform X3, protein MTRCNKSEVNLKSTDARNKTYMRKKKQACKQIGWKPKCAKTDITNNIIDKLAYDTSYHPADFLRMNNGSKYFCQCQAQKYFTTCYDCNAICSKPKLRNHLAYINSPIYKINTSEPFISNSNIRKQCTESNTNYRKIFNPINTKDALKFHDDRYEENSILCESCGFLSQNINDDLSSEISTRSDENPDQFYDNLIDNPKINEKDEEETYAKLMYEITHEIIVNGLYTDDELNKIFKKYIEKNKKILDMNRMLYEIYQLKLALNISDNSEEEDINNVAYAQQLLNISKVRPPTPPKVLNEDRVTEKLMWYQKLDKVKNNSIGKKSVLLVDANPELRVTERDVLTSLIEADIDPEQARKIYKKLSFKSKDNLLIDTKTIQDLNEHEIEKSNQFNSNLIESYKFGTKIEKDENQFKNENSNNKYRIEENEQFNTNFTEYEIKTKIEKDENQFKNENSNNECRIEENNFNSNLTGHEIETKIKKDENQFKDKNLKKKYRVKEDEQLNFNLKESHDVQINEQEKASMTDDLIILKNKKVQI, encoded by the exons atgacAAGATGTAATAAGAGTGAAGTTAATCTTAAAAGCActg ATGCCAGAAACAAAACCTATATGCGTAAAAAAAAGCAAGCATGTAAACAAATTGGCTGGAAACCAAAATGTGCAAAAAcagatattacaaataatataattgataagttGGCATATGATACTTCATATCATCCAgcg gattttttaagaatgaataatggttcaaaatatttttgccaGTGTCAAgcacagaaatattttactactTGTTATGATTGTAATGCAATCTGTTCAAAACCAAAATTACGTAATCATCTAGCTTATATTAATTctccaatatataaaataaatacttcagagccatttatatcaaatagcaatataagaaaacaatGCACAGAATCAAATACTAATtataggaaaatatttaatcctaTAAATACGAAAGatgcattaaaatttcatgatgATAG atatgaagaaaattcaatattatgtgAATCTTGTGGTTTTTTATCACAAAACATCAATGATGATCTTTCATCAGAAATTAGCACAAGAAGTGATGAAAATCCTgatcaattttatgataatttaatagataatccaaaaatcaatgaaaaagatgaagaagaaacaTACGCTAAACTTATGTATGAAATTACACacgaaataatagtaaatggTCTATATACTGATgatgaattaaataagatattcaagaaatacatcgaaaaaaacaaaaaaattttagatatg aatcgaATGTTGTacgaaatttatcaattgaaaCTTGCTTTGAATATATCGGATAattcagaagaagaagatataaataatgttgcaTATGCTcagcaattattaaatattagcaaaGTTCGACCACCAACACCACCGAAAGTTTTAAATGAAGATAGAGTAactgaaaaattaatgtggtatcaaaaattggataaagtcaaaaataattcaataggCAAAAAATCAGTTTTATTAGTTGATGCTAATCCTGAATTACGTGTAACTGAAAGAGATGTCTTAACATCATTAATAGAAGCTGATATCGATCCTGAACAAgctcgaaaaatttataaaaaactttccTTCAAAagcaaagataatttattg ATTGATACGAAAACCATACAAGATTTGAATGaacatgaaatagaaaaaagcaatcaatttaattccaatttaatAGAATCATATAAG ttcggaacgaaaatcgaaaaagatgaaaatcaattcaaaaatgaaaattcaaataataaatatagaatagaagAAAACGAACAATTTAATACCAACTTCACAGAATATgag atcaaaacgaaaattgaaaaagatgaaaatcaattcaaaaatgaaaattcaaacaatgaatgtagaatagaagaaaataattttaattctaatttaacagGGCATGAG attgaaacgaaaattaaaaaagatgaaaatcaatttaaagataaaaatttaaagaaaaaatatagagtGAAAGAAGACGAACaacttaatttcaatttaaaagaatcaCACGATGTACAAATAAATGAACAAGAAAAAGCTTCTATGACTGAtgatcttataatattaaagaataaaaaagtacaaatataa
- the LOC107997787 gene encoding probable serine/threonine-protein kinase DDB_G0283337 isoform X5: MTRCNKSEVNLKSTVYNQNGQSYFEQLTAYNSMSAHLRRILLAKCVVDARNKTYMRKKKQACKQIGWKPKCAKTDITNNIIDKLAYDTSYHPADFLRMNNGSKYFCQCQAQKYFTTCYDCNAICSKPKLRNHLAYINSPIYKINTSEPFISNSNIRKQCTESNTNYRKIFNPINTKDALKFHDDRYEENSILCESCGFLSQNINDDLSSEISTRSDENPDQFYDNLIDNPKINEKDEEETYAKLMYEITHEIIVNGLYTDDELNKIFKKYIEKNKKILDMNRMLYEIYQLKLALNISDNSEEEDINNVAYAQQLLNISKVRPPTPPKVLNEDRVTEKLMWYQKLDKVKNNSIGKKSVLLVDANPELRVTERDVLTSLIEADIDPEQARKIYKKLSFKSKDNLLIDTKTIQDLNEHEIEKSNQFNSNLIESYKFGTKIEKDENQFKNENSNNKYRIEENEQFNTNFTEYEIKTKIEKDENQFKNENSNNECRIEENNFNSNLTGHEVCKINEHKRFLMI, translated from the exons atgacAAGATGTAATAAGAGTGAAGTTAATCTTAAAAGCActg tGTACAATCAAAATGGACAAAGTTATTTTGAGCAATTAACAGCGTACAATTCTATGAGCGCGCATTTGCGACGCATTTTACTAGCAAAATGTGTTGTAGATGCCAGAAACAAAACCTATATGCGTAAAAAAAAGCAAGCATGTAAACAAATTGGCTGGAAACCAAAATGTGCAAAAAcagatattacaaataatataattgataagttGGCATATGATACTTCATATCATCCAgcg gattttttaagaatgaataatggttcaaaatatttttgccaGTGTCAAgcacagaaatattttactactTGTTATGATTGTAATGCAATCTGTTCAAAACCAAAATTACGTAATCATCTAGCTTATATTAATTctccaatatataaaataaatacttcagagccatttatatcaaatagcaatataagaaaacaatGCACAGAATCAAATACTAATtataggaaaatatttaatcctaTAAATACGAAAGatgcattaaaatttcatgatgATAG atatgaagaaaattcaatattatgtgAATCTTGTGGTTTTTTATCACAAAACATCAATGATGATCTTTCATCAGAAATTAGCACAAGAAGTGATGAAAATCCTgatcaattttatgataatttaatagataatccaaaaatcaatgaaaaagatgaagaagaaacaTACGCTAAACTTATGTATGAAATTACACacgaaataatagtaaatggTCTATATACTGATgatgaattaaataagatattcaagaaatacatcgaaaaaaacaaaaaaattttagatatg aatcgaATGTTGTacgaaatttatcaattgaaaCTTGCTTTGAATATATCGGATAattcagaagaagaagatataaataatgttgcaTATGCTcagcaattattaaatattagcaaaGTTCGACCACCAACACCACCGAAAGTTTTAAATGAAGATAGAGTAactgaaaaattaatgtggtatcaaaaattggataaagtcaaaaataattcaataggCAAAAAATCAGTTTTATTAGTTGATGCTAATCCTGAATTACGTGTAACTGAAAGAGATGTCTTAACATCATTAATAGAAGCTGATATCGATCCTGAACAAgctcgaaaaatttataaaaaactttccTTCAAAagcaaagataatttattg ATTGATACGAAAACCATACAAGATTTGAATGaacatgaaatagaaaaaagcaatcaatttaattccaatttaatAGAATCATATAAG ttcggaacgaaaatcgaaaaagatgaaaatcaattcaaaaatgaaaattcaaataataaatatagaatagaagAAAACGAACAATTTAATACCAACTTCACAGAATATgag atcaaaacgaaaattgaaaaagatgaaaatcaattcaaaaatgaaaattcaaacaatgaatgtagaatagaagaaaataattttaattctaatttaacagGGCATGAGGtatgcaaaataaatgaacACAAAAGATTTCTGATGATCTGA